CATTGCAGAGCCAAGATAACCAAGATTTTGAAGTAATTATCTGCTTAAATAAAAAAACTGAAGCTAAAAAAATCTTTAAGGTAATCCAGAGGTACAAAAGCTTTTTTGGAACAAGACTTGTGGTAATTTACAATTCAAAAATTAACAACTTCCAACATAATTTAATTAGCGCTTTCCGTGTTATTAAAGGTGATTATTTCACTGTTTTAAATTCCACAACTAACTTAAAAAGATACCACATAAGCACCTTAATTAAAGAAGTTAAAGAACAATCAGCTGATGTTATTGAATTCAAACCAAGAATCATTGGTTCAATTAAATGAAAACCAGCCAAAAGACTTGAAGCAGAGAAAGAGATGAAAATTGCTAATAACCAGCAAATTCTTGCCTATACATTCCCAATGATATTTAACAAAGTGTTTAAAACAAACCTTGCTAAAAAATTAATGAAGTACAAAGTTGAAAATAAAAATGATACTAAGTTCTGTCTTGAAGTTATGTATATGTTAATGTTTGAAGCTAAAAAATACATTTATTTAGATTATCGTATCTTTAAGGAAAACTTAGGTTCTGATGTATGACTTGTGTCAAATCACTTTTTAAGAACCTTCAACCTTTTAATTTCATATCTTAAAAATAGCAACATTAAATTAACTCAAGAATTAACATATGCTAAGTATTACTTTTTAAAACTGATTCTTTCAGGAATTTTATCAGGAACAACTTTTGCCTATAAAAATATTTGATCAGAGAAAAATGAAATCTCTGAAAAAAGAAGTCAACTTTTAATTGATAAGCACTTTAAGTTGATCCAGGAACTTGAATCAAATAATGAATTCCAGGTTTTTACAGCTTCAAATTTATATATGAACGTTGTTAATAACGAAGTTAAAGCACTTAAAAACAATTGAAAAAATAAACAAAGCAAAATATTAAGTTCATTAGAATAAGAAATAATATGTACGAAAACGCTCCTTTTTGAAAAAGATTTTTATCTAACTTTTTAGATTTCGTGATTGTTTTTTCTTTTTCTGCGCTAATTGTCTTTTTTGCAACTAGCTCAGACAAAGAAAATTTCACACCAAATTTTTATAATATTAAGCTACCAATTTTATTAATTATTTTACTTATTAGTGCTTATTATTTACTAACACCAATAATCACTAAAGGAAAAACATTAATGATGCTTGTTTTTCGCATCAAAATAATCGATAACTCTAATAAAAAATTTAAAGTTCTATCATTTTTAAAACGTAACATCGTTGGTTGTTATATTTGAATTTTGATCTTCTTGATTAGCGTTATCTTTTTTAGTCCTCTCCAATTATCAGAAATGGGAAATATTAAAGAAAATGATAACACTTTAAGCATCCTTAATGTTTTCAAAAATGTAATTGGATACTTTATCTCAATTTGATTTGTGATTATGGCAGTGAATTACATCATTATTATTAAAAATTCAAAGCGAAATGGGGTTAGTGAAGTTATAAGTGGAACTAGGGTTGTTAATTGAAAAATAGTGCAAGAGAGCAAAAAAATTCAAGATATTCCAATTTATCCATTTTATAAAAAATACCGCAACATTGTTTATTATCAAGTTGATAAATTTTAGCTACAAGCTATCAAAAAGAAAGGGAAATATATGATTACCAAAAAAATTGATTTGTTATCAGATTTAAATGAATCACAAAAAGAAGCTGTGGTGTATTTTGATACAAATTTAAGGATCATCGCAGGTGCTGGAAGTGGTAAAACAAAAGTATTAACAAGAAAAGTTTCTTATCTTGTTAATGATCTTGGAATTAGTCCAAATAAAATTCTTGCTGTTACTTTCACTAACAAAGCAAGCAATGAAATGAGTGATAGAATCAACAAATATATCCAAGATACTTCAAGTGGAAAAGTGCATATTTTTACTTTCCACTCATTTTGTTCTTGAGTTTTAAGAAGCCATATTGATAAAATTGGTTATAAAAAAAACTTCTTAATTATTGATGAACTTGACAAAAAACAAATTCTTGCTGATATTTATAAAAGATTAGATGTTTCAACTAATGAAATTAGCTACAAAAATATGATTCAATACATTACTTGAGCTAAAAATAATCACTACAATATGAAAGAAATGCAAGAAAACCTTAATGATACTGATTCAGATCTTATTCCTAAAATTTACCAAGAATACCTTAATGAACTTGCAACTAAAGGGTCTTTAGATTTTGACGATTTAATTATCAACACTAACATTCTTTTTGATGTAAGGCCAGATGTAGCTAAAGAATATCAAAAATACTTTTCATATATTTTAATTGATGAGTTTCAAGATACTTCACAAATTCAATACGACATTATCCGCAAAATTGTTGGTTCAAATACTCACTTAACAATTGTTGGGGATCCAGACCAAACCATTTACAACTGAAGAGGGGCTGATGTTAATTTAATTTTAAATTTCGACAAAGAGTTTCCTGATGCTAAAACAATCGTGCTTGATACCAACTACCGTTCTACTAAAGTTATTTTAAGAGCTGCTAATAAATTAATTAAAAACAATAAAAACCGGTTTAATAAAGATTTAGTAACTAACAATGAAGAAGGTGTTGAAATTGAGTTTTACCACGGATTTAACGTTGAAGCTGAAGCTAGATGAGTAGTTCAAAAAATTAACGAACTTAAAAAACAAAAAACTCAACTTAAAAATATCGCTATTTTATACCGTGCTAATTACTACTCACGCCCTTTTGAGGAAGCTTTAATTAATGAAAATATTAATCACAAAATTTTTAATGGAACTAAGTTCTTCCAAAGATCAGAAATTAAAGATGCTATTGCTTTTTTAAGAGTAATGTTTGATGGTAATGAAGTAGCGCTTGAAAGAATTATTAATGTACCAAATCGTGGAATTGGTGAAAAATATCTTGCTAAAATTAAAGAATTTGCAAAATCTAAAGGTATTTCTTTAATGACCGCAATTTATAAACATATTAAAGAACTTCCAGTTCCTAAAACTTTAATTGCTAAGTCAATTTTCCCATTTGTCCAAGAGATTTTAAAATACAAAAAAGCTTTAGAAACTAACAAAATTAGTGTTACATTAAACACTTTCTTAGAAAGTATTAACTATTTCAAATACATCGAAAATAACAAAAACCTTCGTGGATCAGCTGTTGATAACGTTAGAGAGTTGATTAACTCAATTGATAACTGAGAGAAAAATAACAAAGGTAAGGGAGTTCAAGAATACCTTAATATGGTGTCTCTTTTATCAGTTACTGATGATAGTGATAGCATAAATAATTATGTTTCACTTATGACAATTCACGCTTCTAAAGGTCTTGAATTTGACAATGTCTTTTTAGTAGGGCTTACTGAAGGAATTTTTCCAACTTCAAAATCCATCATTCACGAAGAAGGTCTTAGTGAATTTAGCCCGCTTAATAACGCTGAAGATGATCTAATTGAAGAAGAAAGAAGATTAGCTTATGTTGCTGTTACAAGAGCTAAAAAACAACTTTTCATTAGTGATAGTAGAGGAAAATTAATCACTACAAACGAAGACAAAAAACCTTCTCGCTTCATTGAAGAAATGGGTATTGATATTAACAAAACCATTTTATATACAGATTTTAAAAACAAAGATGATGATAGTTCATCAAAAACAGTTCAAAATAGCAAAATTATTAAAGGAGACATCATTAGCCATATCGCATTTGGTGAAGGTGAAGTTCTTGAAGTAATTGGACAAGATATAGTCGTTTTATTTATTAAAGACGGAAAGGAAAGAACACTTAATAAGGAACACCCTTCAATTAAAGTGATCTCAAACTAATGCTTTTAATTATTTTGCTTTCGATTTTCGCATTCTTAATAATGGTATCTATTTTCATAGCTACCTTATTTTTCTTTTACTTGCGTTCTTCATCTGGGATTATTCTTTTTAAAATCGACAACATCAACAAAAGGGTATTAAGATTAAGTGCTAAGTACCATTTCTTCTCAATTATTTTTGATAGCAAGAAAACTAAATTCAACCAATATTCATACATTGAACTTAGTGAAGTTTACAAATTCTTTGATAAAAAAACTAGGGATATCATTAGCGGATACATCGATAATCCAAAGGATCAAAAAGAGCTTGCAATCGAATTTAATAACAATTTTTACAATAGCAAAAATTTAACTTTATTTGAACGAATTGTTATTAGACTTGATACAACATTAAAAAAACATGAACCTTACTTTTTAACCATTAATAATGTGGGCAATGGAAATTACATTTGTTCAATTAAATGAAACCGTAAAAAAGTTTTTGACAATCGAATTGTTCTCCCTTATTTTAAAAATAACCTGCAACTTAAAACCAATTCCGAAAGTAATTACGTGCTTGCCTTTGCACTGAAGCCTTATTATTTCATTAATCAAATTGCTGCTGAAGATATTTCAAGTATCTACAACATGCTTGCCATAAACGAGAAAAAACACAAGTTTTTTTATAACCGTGATTCTTTATTTGTGGTGATACCTAAAAAAAGAAAAAGCAAAGGCTACTACACACATTTTTCAAACATTATTGCCCAAATTAACAAATCATTTGTCTCTTCTAAATTATTTATTGCAGCCACTATTTTTGAATACGGAAAAATCTCGGCAAACCAAGATTTAAACAACATTTCCAACTTAATTAATTACTCTATTTTCAACATTTTAAATGACCGTAGCAATTATGAAAACTACATCAATATGGATAAAAATTTCATCGAAAGCGATCAATATAAAAATTTCCTTGATTCATATGTAACTTACATTCGCAAAAATACTTCAAATGAATTTGGGATTGTTGTTGAAAATGTTGTCAATTACAACTCACAAAATGCTTCGGATATTCAAATTGCTAAAATCATTACTAATGATTTTGATCCCAGTTTAGAAAAATTCTTTAAAAACATTCCTTACTTAAATTTTCGTTTCGAATTAGCTTGATATACTTATATCCAAAACAAATTACCAAATGTTTCTAAAAAAACACTTTTTAAAGTATCTCAAGAAGTGTTTATTCACGATCAATTTACGCACAATGAAAAATCACCTTCATGTCTCGTGTATGCTTACGATTCAGTATTTAACTATGATCAATTAAAAACAATTATTGCTGAAAATTTAGAACATAAAATCCCAACTTCAATTTATGTTAATAATATTGATAAACCAATTTTGAATTTAATTGACAATCTTAAAATTCAATTAATTGTTATTGGTGGTCAAATTGCAAGTAAGATTGATAAAACAGATATTTTATTTGATTGCATCAATATTACCTTAAAAGCTAAAAAGAACAACACTAAAACAATTTACGAAAACTTACCTAAAAATTTAGATAGTTTTATTGTTAAAAAAGCTGATATTTTAGGCACTTATTCAACCAAATAAATTTGTGCAAAAATTCCACAATTTTTTTAAATTTAAAGTTGAATTAAGATTTTAAAAATTAAATTTTAATAAAATTTAATAACTATAAACTCATTAGGGAGGCAAAAAATGGAATTCTTTAAAAAATTATTTTGTAGAAAAAACAAAGTAGAAGTTCCAGCTAACGTAAGAAAATTAATCGATGCTCTTGGTGGAATCAACAACGTTTTAGCATACAACAACTGTGTTTCTCGTTTAAGATATGATGTTAAAGATATGTCATTAATTAACAAAGATGAACTTATTAACCTTGGGTTCAAATACGTAATTTATTTCGAAGGTCAAAACCACGTTCAAATCGTTTACGGTGTAGGTGTTGAAGAATTTAACAAATTAGTTAAAGATTCAGTGCCAACATTAAAAGCTGAATACGAAAAAGAAATGAAAAAAAACAGACATCAAAAAATTGCACAAGTAGTAGAACAATCTAAAAAAGAGGAAGAAGAAGCAGAAATTCCTAACCTTAGAAGAGTTAAAGCTCCTACAAGTGGAAGAGTAATTACTCTTAAAGAATTAAACGATGGTGTATTTTCAGAAGGAATGGTTGGTGAAGGTGCTGCAATCATTATGGAAGGTGAAGATGTTAATGGATTTATAAACATCGTTGCTCCTTTTGATGGAACAATCACAATGCTTCCAGCTAACAAAAACCAATTCATTTTAAAAGGTGACTTTGGTGCTGAAATCGTTGTATTAATTGGTTTAGATAGCTATAAACTTAACGGAATTGGTTTTAAAGATGCTTTACCATTAAACTCAAAAGTTTTAGCTGGTGAAAAAATTATGTCAGTTAACTTAAGAAAAATGAAAGAAGAAAATCTTGATACTCATTTAGTTATTGCTGCAACAGGTGATTCACAATACAAAAAACTTAAAGATTTAAGACCAGAAGCTTCAATTTCTCACACATTCATGAAACTTGAAAAAATCTAATAAGTAAAAAATCAAACTTGCCCTTTCTAGGCAAGTTTTTCTTATTTTTAAGCGTTATTTAAGCTGAAGAACCATTGAAGTAGGAATATGCTCACTCATTGACCTAAACTCTTTTGGAACAGTGATTGCATCATATAAATAAACATTTCCCATATTTTGTAAAGCAAAAGAATTTAAGTCTCATTCATATTTTTCTTCTCATTTTGGCTCAGCAGTGCTTCCTCAAGAATCTCCACTATCATCATCATAAATTAAATATCTTTTTAGAACTGTAGTAGGTACTTTTCTATCATGAGTGGCTTCATATCATCAGTCCGCAAAGATATATTCAATATCTGGCATTGGTTTTCTTTCAAATAATGATAAAGTAAATGAAGTAGGTTTATCATTTCCTGCTCTATTTGTAATATAAAGAGGTAATGCATAAGTTTTAAAGATAATTTTGCTTTCATCTCTAGAAACTTTAATAATTGGTTGTCATTTAATTTCAATTTCACTTTCTCTAAAGTGGAAAGTAGAGCTTTTTTCACTTGCAACAAGTTGCTTTACGCGATAAGTTTTTATAAATTGATTACTTTCATCTTCATTAAACAATCTTATGTTATTTTCAATTTCGCTAAGAGTCATATTTTTATGTTCGATCCCTGCAAATAATAATGTAAAGTGTTCTTTTCCAGTTAGTTCGCTTTCGAAAGAAAAATCAGTTCTGTTAATTAAGTACTTATCAATTGTTCTATCAATTCTGCTTTCTACTTCTCTAAGTTCAACCCTTAGTCTCTCAATATCATCTTCATCAGCATATTCTAATTCTAGATCTTGAATCCCTTCTAATAATTCAAATTTTCTTCGTTCAAGCAATGCAATTTTTTGATCTATATCTACTTTAGTTTTAAATCCGTCCTTTTTAAGCACAAATTCAGCAAAATAAGTTGTTGGATTAAGAGTTTTATCTTTTTCTTTATATGCCCTTAAGATTTTACTCATATTTCATTGGCCATCTTTACTAAAATACATATCAAAAGCAAGGGCATCACTATCAATTGAATCAAAACCGTGGAGAATTTTTCTAAAATGTGTATTATATCTATTTTTTACCATCCCTTGTCATATATGCCCTTCAGGATAGAAAGTGCTTCTTGTTGAAGAAAGAAGTGATGAATTAGAAATTTCTCTTACATTTAATTTATTTCACATTTTTTCAAGCTCAATGCTTTTTGTTTTCTCAATTTCTAATTCATTTTCTAATCTAGCAATTGAAAGTTCTTTACTTTTAATTATTTTATTTAACTTATCAATTAATGAACCTTCAAGCGCATTTTCACCACTAATACCGACATCGAAAGTAGGGTCATCACTTCCAGTTAACTTTTTAAGTTTTCTTTTGATTTCTAAAATCGTTGATTGCGCTTCGTCATTATTGTTATTAGCGTGTTTTAATTTAGTTTTTAAATCAGAAATTTCACTAAGATAAGCTGCTAATAATTGATTGAGTTTTCTAATACTTTCATCTTTTTCAGCACCTGATTTTTCTAGTAAAATATTTTTCGATTTAAGTTCATTTATATTTTTTTCATTTTGTTTTTTAACGTCGTTTAAATGCTTAATTTCAGCTTTATTAGCTGATATTTCGCTAGTCAAACTAACTTTTTCTTTTTCTAATTTTTTTATATCTAATGCCTTATTTTTCAGCTCACTATTTTTGTTCAAAAGTTCACTTTCTTTACTATTTAATAAATTAGTTTTTTCTTCGATTTGTTTTCTTAATTTATAAACTAAAGAATTTTCAAGCGCATTTTCTCCATTTTCACCAGCGACAAAGGTTGTTTCTGAATTCCCAACATACTCGTTTAATTTGCTTTTATTAATAGCAATAATGTTTTCTAAATTAACTATCTTGCTTCTTAATTTATAAACTAATCCTCCTTCTGCATTTTCACCATTTTCGCCAAAATCACGAGTTGGATGATATTTTTCACCTGTTATTTCTTCAATTTTGTTAATTAAAACATTTAAGTATTTTCTTAATTTTTCATCTCTTTCATTATTTAACTCTATTATCTTTGTTAAACTTTCATTTAACACTTTTGTGTTATTTATAATTGCGTTTTTTATTAAGTTAACAAGTTTAAGATGCTTTTTAAAGTATGAATTATTACTATTTACTTCAGAAATTAAAGCTTCTTTATATTCATTGCTTTCAAAATTAAAAAACTTATCAAGAAGAGCTTTATCTTCAAAATCTAAACTATTTCAAGCTACATAGCTTGAAGAAATTAATAATTCTTTACTTTCATCAATAATGATTTTTTCACCATTTATTAAGGTTAAATATGCATCTTTTGGTAATGAATACTTGATAATTTCAGCTAAATCTAGGTTGTTTGGATCTAGATTTTCATTAATATTAGTAAAGAGACTATTTACAAAATTATTATTGCTATCTTTTAATTTATCTATTTCTAAAAGCAATTCATTAATTGTGCTTCGATAGTCTACAAAGAAATTCACTAACATCTCTTTATTTAACTTAAGTTCTGAATTTAAATTAGAAATTTTGGCCTCATTTTCTTTAATTGTATTTTCATGCTGCACAATTTTTGCTTTCAAATTAGAAATGTTGCTATTTAAAGAAATAATTTGAGTTTCTTTTTCTTTGATAATATTCATTTTCTTTTCGTTTTCACCTTGTAAATGCGAAATTTCTAAATTTAATTTGTCCATCTTTTGTTTATTGATTGCAATAATGTTTTCAATTTCATTTAAAAGACGGACATTTTCTTTTTCAACATTTTTGAGTTTAAGTTTTAAACTTTCATAATCTTGTTTTAAAGTTTTTAAGTCTTTTTCAAGGCGTGAAATTTTAGCTTCTTTTTCTCTAATTGTGCTTTTTAAACTAGAAATTTCAGCTTTTAAGTTTCCAACAATTGAACTTTCAGAAGCATTTTCTCCATTAGCACTTGGATAAAAATCTTCATTTGAATTACCAACTAATGCTACAAGTTTCGATTTAGCTGTGATTAACTTCTCCTTTTCAGTAGCAATATTAGAGCTTAAAGCTTCAATTTGCCTATTTTTGTGATCCAAATCATTTTTAAGTAAGTTAATTTCATTTTTTCTTTTAGCTACTTGTCAATTCAAAGTTTCAATTTTCTTTTCGTTATTTTTGATTTCTTCTACATTTGCACAATGAGTAACCACAAAAGGTGTTATTAATAAACTAATAACACTAACACCAAGTAATACTCAAAGTAAATTTCTTTTGCGTTTTTTGTTAGTAGCTTCATATCTTCTTCCGAAAAGAAACGAACTATTTTCGTTTTTGATTAACATTTTTCATTTTCCTCCTCCGTTATTCATATAAAAATAATTGTTAGATGGAGAAATAATTAACTTTTGTACCTTTTTGTTTAGCTAAATTTTTGTTTTTGAATATTTATAAACGATATTGCGACAATTTTGTAAAATATAAATACACATTCGAGGTAAAGAAATGTTTTATAAATATTACAAAAAAAGTGGTGTATATACCAATTCTGAAGTAAGGAAACTTGGGAGAAGCTTAGGTGCTAAAAAAGTGGGTCATTCCGGAATTTTAGACCCATTAGCACAAGGATTAGTTTTAGTAGCTACTGATGCAGATACAAGACTTTTAGAGTTTATTAACTTCAAAAATAAAAAGTATATTGCAAAATGCAAATTTGGCTATTTTTCAGATACTTTAGATACAGATGCAGAGCAAATTTATAAGTTAGAAAACCCTGCGCTAATAACTAAGGAAAATCTTTTAATTGCTCTTGAAAAAATCAAGCAGCTTAAAGAACAATTACCCCCAAAATATAGTGCTAAAAAAATTAACGGGGTTAGAGCTTACGTATATGCAAGGGAAAATAAGGAAGTAGAGCTTAAAATGCAAAAAATAGAAATATTAGATGCTTCGCTTATTGAATTTGATGCCCAAAAACAAGAAGCTACCTTTGCTTTTGATGTTTCTGAAGGAACTTATATTCGCTCGCTTTTAAGAGATATTGCAAATCTTTGCAATACCGAAATGGTAATGAGCTATCTTAAAAGAGATGCAGTTGGTTTAGTTAAGTTAGAAAAGTTAGAACCTGAACAATATAGCGAAATTTCTTATGATTTAATTTTTGATTTAAGCAAGTTTGCTTTAAATGAAAAGCAAGTTCTTGATTTATCTTTTGGTAGGGAAATTAAGGCATTTTCAGCTAATATGACAAACTTAGAAAAGGTTTTATTAATTAACAAAAGCACCAATTTAATTTGTGCCGTTGGTGAATTTAAAAACGGTAGAATTTACCCGAAAAAAGTATTTCCTGAGAGGTTATTATGAAAAAAATAAAAGATATAGTAAAAATTGCAGCTTTCGATGTTGATGGTACATTATTACCAAATGGACATATGCGTTTTTCTAATAACATTAGAAAAATGTTCCAAGAATTAAGAGAGCATAAAATTATTTCTGTGCTTGCTACAGCTAGAGAATTTGCAACTATTGGTGATTTTTTAGAACAATTAAACCCAGATTATTTCATCGGAGCAAATGGAACTTTTATTTGAGATGTTCAAAACAAAGAATTTGTGTATAAAAAAACCTTGATTAAAGATGAAGTTATTCAACTTTATCACTTAATTCAAGATGATGTCAGAGGGTTTTCAATTACCGATTTTAACAAGGTTTATAAATCACCTAATGTCAATTTAAATTCATGATTTATTCGTCCATTTAAAGATAATTACCACGACTTTGATGAAGAAGTTTTAGGTACAGATGATTTATATGTAATTACTTTAAATACAGAACACCCAAATGAAGTAAGCGAAAAAATTAACAAAATCATTCAAGAAAATAACTTCCAAATGGAAGTATCTGCCATTTGAAGTAAGGGTATTTTTGTTGGACCAATTGCAATTAACAAAAGTAATGCTCTTTCATATTTGACAAACAAATTAGGTTTATCTCTTGATAATTTAATAGCTTTTGGGGATAGTGAAAATGACTATGAAATGCTTAAAGATGCATTTTATGGTGTTGCAATGGAATGTGCAAAACAACCAATTAAAGAAGTAGCTAAAGATATTGCTCTTGATTGTGAATATGATGGTACTTACTTAAAACTTAAGGAACTTGAAATTATCTAAAAATGAACGATTTAATAATTTACCAATTTCAAGATTTTGTTCCGCAAAAAGATGATATTTTCATTCTTGGTTCCTTTGAATCTTTTCATTTAGGCCACTATAATCTATATAAAAAAGCTTTAGAACAAAAAAAAGATAACCAAAGAATCATCTTAGTGACATTTAATAATGAAATTGGAATGCCTAAATTTAATGGTGAAATTTTCACTGATAATAATTACAAATACAAAAGTTTATCTGACTTAAAATTTGATGCTATTGTGGAACTTAATTTTCAAAAAATCTCACAACTTAATGGTGAAAACTTTATTTATGCACTTACACAAAATTTACCTTGCACCATAATTACAGGTAAGGACTTTAAATTTGGAAAAAATGCTTCAAGTAATTGCAATGACATTTCTTGCTATAATTTAGATTCAAAAGTTGAAATTGTCGATTTATTAAAAGTTAATGGTGTTAAAATTAGTTCCAAATTAATTAAAGAATTAATTCAATATGGAAATATTGAAGATAGCAATAAATTATTAGTTTTTAACTATGGATTTTCAGCAGTAATTAACCAAAAAATGGAGCTAAAAATTTCTGAAAACCTAGTGAGAATGCATCCTGGTATTTATGGAGCTTCACTGCTTTTTGATAATGGTGTTGGCATATACGGAATAATTCATGTTAAAATGGATCGTAGCTACCATTTCATTTCTTTCGATCCTAAATTTAAGATTGAAAATGATACAAATATCTTAATTCAAGTCTTTAAAGAATTTAGAATTATTTCAAATAGTCAGTTAGATAATGTTAATGAAAAAGACTTTTTAAGCATCAAATCTTTTTTCATTAATCTAATCCAAAACTCAAATTAAAATGATATAATACAAAAGCTATTATGATAGCACTAATAAAACATAAATTTTATACTTAGTTTAATGTTCAAATTAAGCTCGGTTTAAAACATAATTTAACTAAAGGAGATAATTATGGTTTCTAAAGCTCGTAAAGCAGAACTTGTTGCTAAATATGGAAAAAATGCAAAAGATACAGGGAACGCTTTTGTTCAAATTGCTATTTTAACAGAAGATATTGAATCTTTAAAATCACACTTTGCAGTAAATCCTAAAGACTTCCACTCACGTAGAGGTTTCTTAGCAAAAATTTCACAACGTAAAGTTTTACTTAAACACTTGAAAGAAACAAACCTTGAAGAATACAACAAGTGTTTAGAAGCTCTTAACTTACGTAAATAATATTTGAAAATATATCTTTGGTTTTCTCTTGTAAAGTGGAAAAACAAAGATATATTTTTTATTTTGTAAACTTTCCAGTTATATTCAATTTTTACTTATATTAATACTGGAGGGATAATTAATGGATGAAAACAAAGAACTTATAAAAAATGCTCTAAATGAAGTGTCTAAAAAATTTGGAAAAGAAGCAATTATGCTAATGGGTGATTCAAAGGTTTTAGATATTGAAACTTTCTCTAGTGGCAGTTATGCCTTAGATAAAGCGCTAGGAATTAACGGAATACCAAAAGGAAGAATTATTGAGATTTATGGACCTGAAAGTTGTGGAAAGACAACTTTATCACTCCATTGCATAGCTGAAGTGCAAAAACTAGGAAAAATAGCAGCTTTTATTGATGCTGAGCATTCAATAGACCCAATTTATGCTAAAAACATAGGTGTAGATATTGATAATTTAATTTTAAGTCAACCAGATTCAGGTGAGCAAGCACTTGAAATTGTTGATATGCTCGCTAAAAGTGGTTACATTGATTTAATAGTAGTTGATAGCGTGGCTGCTTTAGTTCCTGAAGCTGAACTTCAGGGAGAAATGAAAGATCAACAAATTGGACTTCAAGCTCGCCTTATGTCTAAGGCACTTAGAAAAATCACTGCTAGTTTAAACAAGAATAATACAACTGTAATTTTTATTAACCAAATTAGAGAAAAAGTTGGTGTAATTTTCGGTAATCCTGAAACCACTACAGGTGGAAGGGCTTTAAAATTTTATTCAAGCATTCGGATTGAAGTGAGAAAAGGTACTGTTTTAGCTGACGGAAAAGAATTTGTTGGAAATGAGGTTAGATTCAAAGTTGTTAAAAACAAATTATCTGCACCTTATAAAACAGCTCAAAGCGAAATTGTTTTTGCAAAAGGAATTGATCGAATTGGGGAATTAGCAGATTTAGGTACTGAAATAGGAGTTTTT
This genomic window from Mycoplasmopsis gallinacea contains:
- a CDS encoding PTS glucose transporter subunit IIA yields the protein MEFFKKLFCRKNKVEVPANVRKLIDALGGINNVLAYNNCVSRLRYDVKDMSLINKDELINLGFKYVIYFEGQNHVQIVYGVGVEEFNKLVKDSVPTLKAEYEKEMKKNRHQKIAQVVEQSKKEEEEAEIPNLRRVKAPTSGRVITLKELNDGVFSEGMVGEGAAIIMEGEDVNGFINIVAPFDGTITMLPANKNQFILKGDFGAEIVVLIGLDSYKLNGIGFKDALPLNSKVLAGEKIMSVNLRKMKEENLDTHLVIAATGDSQYKKLKDLRPEASISHTFMKLEKI
- a CDS encoding MHO_4530 family protein; this translates as MLLIILLSIFAFLIMVSIFIATLFFFYLRSSSGIILFKIDNINKRVLRLSAKYHFFSIIFDSKKTKFNQYSYIELSEVYKFFDKKTRDIISGYIDNPKDQKELAIEFNNNFYNSKNLTLFERIVIRLDTTLKKHEPYFLTINNVGNGNYICSIKWNRKKVFDNRIVLPYFKNNLQLKTNSESNYVLAFALKPYYFINQIAAEDISSIYNMLAINEKKHKFFYNRDSLFVVIPKKRKSKGYYTHFSNIIAQINKSFVSSKLFIAATIFEYGKISANQDLNNISNLINYSIFNILNDRSNYENYINMDKNFIESDQYKNFLDSYVTYIRKNTSNEFGIVVENVVNYNSQNASDIQIAKIITNDFDPSLEKFFKNIPYLNFRFELAWYTYIQNKLPNVSKKTLFKVSQEVFIHDQFTHNEKSPSCLVYAYDSVFNYDQLKTIIAENLEHKIPTSIYVNNIDKPILNLIDNLKIQLIVIGGQIASKIDKTDILFDCINITLKAKKNNTKTIYENLPKNLDSFIVKKADILGTYSTK
- a CDS encoding RDD family protein, with translation MYENAPFWKRFLSNFLDFVIVFSFSALIVFFATSSDKENFTPNFYNIKLPILLIILLISAYYLLTPIITKGKTLMMLVFRIKIIDNSNKKFKVLSFLKRNIVGCYIWILIFLISVIFFSPLQLSEMGNIKENDNTLSILNVFKNVIGYFISIWFVIMAVNYIIIIKNSKRNGVSEVISGTRVVNWKIVQESKKIQDIPIYPFYKKYRNIVYYQVDKF
- a CDS encoding glycosyltransferase family A protein, which translates into the protein MTISLISLDNTNEKTVDTFLKSLQSQDNQDFEVIICLNKKTEAKKIFKVIQRYKSFFGTRLVVIYNSKINNFQHNLISAFRVIKGDYFTVLNSTTNLKRYHISTLIKEVKEQSADVIEFKPRIIGSIKWKPAKRLEAEKEMKIANNQQILAYTFPMIFNKVFKTNLAKKLMKYKVENKNDTKFCLEVMYMLMFEAKKYIYLDYRIFKENLGSDVWLVSNHFLRTFNLLISYLKNSNIKLTQELTYAKYYFLKLILSGILSGTTFAYKNIWSEKNEISEKRSQLLIDKHFKLIQELESNNEFQVFTASNLYMNVVNNEVKALKNNWKNKQSKILSSLE
- a CDS encoding ATP-dependent helicase, with amino-acid sequence MITKKIDLLSDLNESQKEAVVYFDTNLRIIAGAGSGKTKVLTRKVSYLVNDLGISPNKILAVTFTNKASNEMSDRINKYIQDTSSGKVHIFTFHSFCSWVLRSHIDKIGYKKNFLIIDELDKKQILADIYKRLDVSTNEISYKNMIQYITWAKNNHYNMKEMQENLNDTDSDLIPKIYQEYLNELATKGSLDFDDLIINTNILFDVRPDVAKEYQKYFSYILIDEFQDTSQIQYDIIRKIVGSNTHLTIVGDPDQTIYNWRGADVNLILNFDKEFPDAKTIVLDTNYRSTKVILRAANKLIKNNKNRFNKDLVTNNEEGVEIEFYHGFNVEAEARWVVQKINELKKQKTQLKNIAILYRANYYSRPFEEALINENINHKIFNGTKFFQRSEIKDAIAFLRVMFDGNEVALERIINVPNRGIGEKYLAKIKEFAKSKGISLMTAIYKHIKELPVPKTLIAKSIFPFVQEILKYKKALETNKISVTLNTFLESINYFKYIENNKNLRGSAVDNVRELINSIDNWEKNNKGKGVQEYLNMVSLLSVTDDSDSINNYVSLMTIHASKGLEFDNVFLVGLTEGIFPTSKSIIHEEGLSEFSPLNNAEDDLIEEERRLAYVAVTRAKKQLFISDSRGKLITTNEDKKPSRFIEEMGIDINKTILYTDFKNKDDDSSSKTVQNSKIIKGDIISHIAFGEGEVLEVIGQDIVVLFIKDGKERTLNKEHPSIKVISN